In Enterobacter cloacae, the following are encoded in one genomic region:
- the groES gene encoding 10 kDa chaperonin gives MSIRPLHDRVIVKRKEVETKSAGGIVLTGSAAAKSTRGEIIAVGKGRILENGTVQPLDVKVGDIVIFNDGYGVKSEKIDNEDVLIMSESDILAIVEA, from the coding sequence ATGAGTATTCGTCCGTTACATGATCGTGTGATCGTCAAACGTAAAGAAGTTGAAACCAAGTCTGCTGGCGGCATCGTTCTGACCGGTTCTGCAGCAGCCAAATCAACGCGTGGCGAAATCATCGCTGTCGGTAAGGGCCGCATTCTGGAAAACGGAACTGTGCAGCCACTGGACGTTAAAGTTGGTGACATCGTCATTTTCAACGATGGCTACGGCGTGAAATCCGAGAAGATCGACAATGAAGACGTGTTGATCATGTCCGAGAGCGACATTCTGGCAATTGTTGAAGCGTAA
- the groL gene encoding 60 kDa chaperonin: protein MAAKDVKFGNDARVKMLRGVNVLADAVKVTLGPKGRNVVLDKSFGAPTITKDGVSVAREIELEDKFENMGAQMVKEVASKANDAAGDGTTTATVLAQAIITEGLKAVAAGMNPMDLKRGIDKAVASAVEELKALSVPCSDSKAIAQVGTISANSDETVGKLIAEAMDKVGKEGVITVEDGTGLEDELDVVEGMQFDRGYLSPYFINKPETGAVELESPFILLADKKISNIREMLPVLEAVAKAGKPLVIIAEDVEGEALATLVVNTMRGIVKVAAVKAPGFGDRRKAMLQDIATLTGGTVISEEIGMELEKATLEDLGQAKRVVINKDTTTIIDGVGDEAAIQGRVGQIRKQIEEATSDYDREKLQERVAKLAGGVAVIKVGAATEVEMKEKKARVDDALHATRAAVEEGVVAGGGVALVRVAAKLSGLTAQNEDQNVGIKVALRAMEAPLRQIVSNAGEEPSVVTNNVKAGEGNYGYNAATEEYGNMIDFGILDPTKVTRSALQYAASVAGLMITTECMVTDLPKGDAPDLGAAGMGGMGGMGGMM from the coding sequence ATGGCAGCTAAAGACGTAAAATTCGGTAACGACGCTCGTGTAAAAATGCTCCGCGGCGTAAACGTACTGGCAGACGCAGTTAAAGTAACCCTGGGCCCGAAAGGCCGTAACGTAGTGCTGGACAAATCCTTCGGCGCGCCAACCATCACGAAAGATGGTGTTTCTGTAGCACGTGAAATCGAGCTGGAAGACAAGTTCGAAAACATGGGCGCGCAGATGGTGAAAGAAGTGGCCTCTAAAGCGAACGACGCTGCAGGCGACGGTACCACCACCGCGACCGTGCTGGCTCAGGCTATCATCACCGAAGGTCTGAAAGCCGTTGCTGCGGGCATGAACCCAATGGATCTGAAACGTGGTATCGACAAAGCTGTCGCGTCCGCTGTTGAAGAACTGAAAGCGCTGTCCGTACCGTGCTCTGACTCTAAAGCCATTGCTCAGGTAGGTACCATCTCCGCTAACTCCGACGAAACCGTAGGTAAACTGATCGCGGAAGCGATGGATAAAGTCGGTAAAGAAGGCGTGATCACCGTTGAAGACGGTACCGGTCTGGAAGACGAACTGGACGTGGTTGAAGGTATGCAGTTCGACCGCGGTTACCTGTCCCCATACTTCATCAACAAGCCAGAAACTGGCGCTGTTGAGCTGGAAAGCCCGTTCATCCTGCTGGCTGACAAGAAAATCTCCAACATCCGCGAAATGCTGCCAGTGCTGGAAGCCGTTGCGAAAGCAGGCAAACCGCTGGTTATCATTGCTGAAGACGTTGAAGGCGAAGCGCTGGCGACCCTGGTGGTTAACACCATGCGTGGCATCGTGAAAGTGGCTGCGGTTAAAGCACCTGGCTTCGGCGACCGCCGTAAAGCGATGCTGCAGGATATCGCTACCCTGACCGGCGGTACCGTCATCTCTGAAGAGATCGGTATGGAGCTGGAAAAAGCGACCCTGGAAGACCTGGGCCAGGCTAAACGTGTTGTGATCAACAAAGACACCACCACCATCATCGATGGCGTGGGCGACGAAGCGGCGATTCAGGGCCGTGTTGGTCAGATCCGTAAGCAGATCGAAGAAGCCACTTCCGATTACGACCGTGAAAAACTGCAGGAGCGCGTAGCGAAACTGGCAGGCGGTGTTGCGGTAATCAAAGTCGGTGCTGCGACTGAAGTTGAAATGAAAGAGAAAAAAGCACGCGTTGACGATGCCCTGCACGCGACCCGTGCTGCGGTAGAAGAAGGCGTGGTTGCTGGTGGTGGTGTGGCGCTGGTGCGTGTTGCCGCGAAACTGTCCGGCCTGACTGCTCAGAACGAAGATCAGAACGTGGGTATCAAAGTTGCGCTGCGCGCAATGGAAGCTCCACTGCGTCAGATCGTGTCCAACGCCGGTGAAGAGCCATCTGTTGTGACCAACAACGTGAAAGCAGGCGAAGGTAACTACGGTTACAACGCAGCAACTGAAGAATACGGCAACATGATCGACTTCGGTATCCTGGATCCAACCAAAGTGACCCGTTCTGCTCTGCAGTACGCGGCATCTGTCGCTGGCCTGATGATCACCACCGAGTGCATGGTGACCGACCTGCCTAAAGGCGACGCACCTGACTTAGGTGCTGCAGGCATGGGTGGCATGGGCGGTATGGGCGGCATGATGTAA